A stretch of Eubalaena glacialis isolate mEubGla1 chromosome 10, mEubGla1.1.hap2.+ XY, whole genome shotgun sequence DNA encodes these proteins:
- the LOC133098740 gene encoding pregnancy-associated glycoprotein 2-like encodes MLRTHSFLSTWTQERSMKWLGILGLVALSESLVMIPLTKIKTMRETLREKNLLTNFLEKNNDDRSQNVAHDPKLFLHPLRNYLDLAYVGSITIGTPPQQFKVIFDTGSADLWVPSVYCDSVPCYTHKVFNPHLSTTFRLSGRPVDLTFGSGRMVGFLGYDTVRIGKLVDVVQPFGLSQSQFGLEHAPFDGVLGLGYRSLAIRGTTPVFDNLKKRGLISQPVFAFYLSTRKENGSMVMFGGLDHSYHKGELQWIPVSQPHYWQITMNHITMNGVVFGCLHGCQAILDTGTSLLVGPSRMITTIQMLIGARPVGHEYAVSCGYVSRLPTIVFTINGNNYPVPPEAYIRKNLQGVCLSSFAGGTENMSRSETWILGDVFLRLYFSVYDRGNNRVGLAPAV; translated from the exons ATGCTCAGAACTCACTCTTTCCTGAGTACTTGGACCCAGGAAAGAAGCATGAAGTGGCTTGGGATCCTTGGGCTGGTGGCCCTCTCAGAGAGCCTAGTCAT GATCCCTCTAACAAAGATCAAGACCATGCGAGAAACCCTCAGGGAAAAAAACTTGCTGACAAACTTCCTGGAGAAGAACAATGACGACAGGTCCCAGAATGTCGCTCATGACCCGAAATTGTTTCTTCATCCCCTGAGGAACTACTTGGAT CTAGCCTATGTGGGCAGCATCACCATTGGAACGCCCCCTCAGCAGTTCAAGGTCATCTTTGACACCGGCTCAGCTGACTTGTGGGTGCCCTCCGTCTACTGCGACAGTGTCCCCTGCT ATACACACAAGGTCTTCAACCCTCACTTGTCCACCACCTTCCGGCTCTCGGGCCGGCCCGTCGACCTCACCTTCGGCTCTGGGAGGATGGTTGGATTTCTTGGCTACGACACTGTTCGG ATTGGGAAACTTGTCGATGTGGTCCAGCCGTTTGGCCTGAGTCAGTCGCAGTTTGGGTTGGAGCATGCACCCTTCGATGGCGTCCTGGGCTTGGGCTACCGCAGCCTCGCCATCCGAGGGACCACCCCCGTCTTCGACAACCTGAAGAAACGAGGCCTCATTTCTCAGCCTGTCTTTGCCTTCTACTTGAGCAC cCGGAAGGAGAATGGCAGCATGGTGATGTTTGGCGGGCTGGACCACAGCTACCACAAAGGAGAGCTCCAATGGATACCAGTGTCCCAACCCCACTACTGGCAGATAACCATGAACCA CATCACCATGAACGGTGTGGTTTTTGGTTGTCTCCACGGCTGCCAGGCCATTTTGGATACTGGGACCTCGTTGCTAGTTGGCCCAAGTAGAATGATCACCACCATCCAGATGCTCATCGGCGCCCGCCCTGTCGGTCACGAG TATGCGGTTTCATGTGGCTATGTGTCTCGCCTGCCTACTATCGTCTTCACCATCAACGGCAACAACTACCCAGTGCCCCCTGAAGCCTACATCAGAAAG AACCTTCAGGGCGTCTGCCTCAGCAGCTTTGCAGGGGGCACAGAGAACATGAGCCGGTCGGAGACCTGGATCCTGGGCGACGTCTTCCTGAGGCTGTATTTCTCGGTTTACGATCGGGGAAACAACAGGGTTGGCCTGGCTCCCGCAGTGTAA